TGACAATTTCCATTGTTTAAACGCTTTTAACTAAACTTCGAATTTTAACTGTTCATAAACAACCACAGCctattcgaatggccatccgtccgaaTGGCCATCTGCCCGGATGACCATCAGTCCGGATGACCGTTCGTCCGGATGGCCATCTGTCCAGATGAGACCCATCTGTTCGGATAAACTGTTGAACACTTTTACCCCACTCGACATTCTGTTTACAACCATTCAGCCCTGAGGAAGACTCTATCTCTGTTTCCGTGCACAGGCTAACccaacgcgctcccttcaatccaatccagaTTGTGTTTATTTGCTAAACacatactgtgagtatactcgaacccatttttgtttaacgcacttttgggtgttacatacgttctatatcaaaacacaacacacatcTTAAACACTTTATAAACGTTAACCGctcccgcatgctatacgtgatttgttgaatgcttgttactatgcttaTACAATGTTACATTAgaccgcctctagcaacgatagtactatagtttggactcagcacctgtgtgacaggggttgctagggatcacattactttacttcacgtgttcgcttcggtgaacatgtgtcgcgcatactctacaacgcagtctcgtggttaggttgtatcattgttgatagtcacatgcttcgcccgttacgtgttacatgctggttatgcgtaaacgcttttcaTCTTATtactatgcaaacttgtgtactcacctttactttagtattgacttttattttaacgtatgtgacaggttgattggATGTTAAGCTGCAAACGagttaggaagtctagaaacccaccaaataaatctgagttgtcggaatggaaCTTGTTTTTGAGACTGAATATTTGTAATGAATGTTATCCTTTATTTGTTTAATAGTATGGGATATTGAACcttaaaaatattgtcattaatagttgttatggattcccatgaacaatctgtttcgctcagtgccacgccccgatgattccgccatcggttggggtgtgacactcttcttcatcatcccacGTTATAATCAAGTTATTTACATATACGAGAACAATTACAACTTTAGTCTTGACCGATTTCATGAATAGACTTGCATCGGCTAGGGCCATTTTGAATCCATTATGTTGCAAGAACTCAATGAATTTCCCGAACCATGCCCTCGTTGAGTGTACCAAACCCCGTAGAGCTTTCTTTAGCTTGCCAAACATACTTTGGATGTTCTTTACTTTTGAATCCTATTGGTTGTTCTATATGGACTACATGATCCAAGTCTGCGTACAGAAACACGTTGCTCACATCCATATGCAAAAGGTTTCATGAACTAAGCATGCTTTAAACCAATCAATTGAGCCATTGACATTCCTTTGGAGTTTGAAATCCCATTTGTTTGTCATGACTTTCACACCTCTCAGTTTTGGGACGAGTTCCCAAGGTTCGTTTTGTTGCAAGGCTTGTATTTAAGCTTCTATGGTTCAAACCCCCTTGACTTTCTTCTTCATACGTTTCCAGTTCTAATTGAGCATATTTAACAATTGCaatattggtaattaatatatTTAGGATTCAGCTTTTTCATGTGTTAATCTTCTCACACATGGTTCAGCTTGGTGAATCCCGGTTTGCCACGAGTTTTGACTAGTTCTCATTTGCGACTCGGTTTAATCAATTCGATTATTTATTCATTGAACCTCAACGTTAGGATTAAGGTCTCACGGTCTTCCAATAGTTGTTTTGAATTGCGTAGGGTTTCTTTTTCATTTGATCACCATGATAAGTTTTCATCGAACACCATGTGTCTCAACACATGACACCTTCCGGTTAACGGGTCACAACAATACTGACCCTTTTTCTCTTGATCATAACCCACAAATATTCACCATATCACCttcatttccatcttattttCGAGTTAGTTCTGTATAAAAATGTAGCAAATGCAACCAAATACTTTACGATGACTTACTTTCGGTTTTATCTTCTAAAGTTTTTCATAAGGTAACATATATCCTGTATTCTATTGTGGTTGCCAATTGATCTCATACGATGTAGTCTTCATGGCTTCTACCTAAAATCGTCCGGGCACGTTTTGTTATGCATGATACCTCGACATGTTTATGCCAAATGTCGATTCTTTCGTTCCAATACACCATTTTGTTGAAGTGTATGGGAACATGTGAGTTGTCTATTTTAGGCTCCTTCAAGAACTATGAGAATTCATGAGGAAGGTATTGACCACTATTATCATACCTAAGGTATCAAATGGTTCGGCCGATTGTTATCTCAGCTACCTCTTTAAAGACTTGATTTTTTTGAATGCCTTGTTCTTTCCTTTATGAGATATATATCCTGACAAACCAATTAATAATCATCAATTATAAACATTATTTCTTTAGCAAGATGACATCAAACTATTTCAAACTTCTATTTATTAACTTAAACGAGAGAtacaaaaataaacaaatgaaGAAGACTTTAAATACTAAGCAAACATGACCAATAAGAAACTCATAGTCTAAGGATTTGAAACAGTGGTGGAGCTTGTGTAACGGTTCGCATTTCTGTACTTTCCTTATTTTGAAAGTTGTTTTCATATCTCTcttttttagaaacttgtattcaTATTTCAATTCCAGtcttgtaatccgagacttcgaTCATAATGGGAAATTCGTATTTATATCAATCATATTTGTGTTAAATACAATCAATCGCTACATACGTGTTTATATGCAAAACCAAGACTTATTACACATACATACTATCGTTCACACACGCACGATACATAACACAAACATGCATACACTTCCTATacttgaaaacatgtcaaaacataAACTTTGTGCATAAAATAAGGAATTTATGAAAGTTCAAGGGTCAAAATGTCAAAAACCAAACTTGGGCAGGAAAAAGAACACGTCACGTCGCCGTTGGGCAAGGCTATGAAGCCCGCATGATGCGTGGACCCATAATCCGCAGCAAGTTGTTTGCTGCATACGGGTTTGTCACATTTTTCCACCTTTTTTCTTCCCCAATCACGTTATTTCTCCATTAAAACATAAACCCTACTTCATCACTATATAAGCAAGCCTCCTAAACCTCCATTTCACTTTTCCAAACCTTCAAACATTCTCTAATGAGCTGAAATTGCAAGTGAAGACAGATTCTTGCAAGCTTCAAAAGTGAGCTTCAAACTCACTTGTCTTTCTCTTCTTCATGAATTCTTGCTTCAACCTTGTTTGGAAAACCTCTAGGAATGTTTCCACAAGTATACCATGGTAAactaaggtggaacatcaccattttgaggtccaaactttctATTTTGGTTTAACTTTTACAAACTTTTCGTAAACTTGTTAGTTATGTGGTAATCTTGCACCTACCTTGCTTCGTACTGAACCTACGGTTATGAGGCTTATGTATGGTTGATTCCCATAAGTTTAGAGGTCTAAATACCtcctaaactttctgttttaacaaGGTTCCAAGCAACCTTCAAGTGTTGATATCAACCAAGCTCACCACCTTTAATGTTTTGATAACGTGTGAACCATGGAAGCCTTGGTTTTCCAACTATGTTCCACTACTTCACTTGTTTGATTTGTTCGTTTATCTTCATACCACTAAGTCTCAAAAACAACTTCCAAGCAAAGGGACAAGGCTACATCACGTCCTCAAATACTCTCCATACTTGAGATGCACGCATCTAGCTAGTTCACTTGGTTGTTTTAAGATTTAGTAGTTTATGTTCTTAATCCCACATTCATGACCAACTGAAATCATCAACGAAGTTGATGATTTTATGCTTTGGTGAATTATATAATGAGATTTAATGGATGAAAATCATCCTACCTCCTTGCTTGACATACTTGTTAATACTTGACCTTAggacttaaatatatatatatagaactCGTACGCCTTGTTTATCCTTGTAGGATAACTAGGCGGTTCTCAACACCTTAAAATCATCAACTCACTTTCGTGGACTTTAtatgtaaaccgtgagtatactcgaatcccccTTTTACGCTTTAaacacttttggggtgtaacatgtatcaCTTAATCAAATACACTTATGCACACATTCAAACTTTTGCAATCCCTCAATCCATCAAACATGCTATTTGTTATGCTAGATAATCAAATACACTTATGCACACATTCATGCTAGATACTCAAACACTCATACATGCAAACTATTTGTGATTAACTTTGtgcaagcctaccttaacatgtatagcgctatagaaGTAGCACACCACCCCGTTTGTTAGGTCATTGTTAAGTATTCAATCATTTTTACGGTCTTTTCATTGTGATGATAAGATTACCACTAGTGGACACTTTGGCTTGACAATATTTTAACTTAGTATACAAATTGCCATGTTGGATTTGAGACAATCTTTTATATGTATGCTATgtaatcaaacttgtatactcgtcaACTTTTGTTGCCTGTATTTTAATATATGTTGCAAGAaattaatgatgacatttgaagGAAATCTACTTAGGGTGGACTAAAAACGCATGTATTAATTTATGTATTGTACTTCCTTGTTGTTTGATTTTATGAACAAGTTATTGTAATTTCTTTTCCAACGTTGTACTCTTGTTTAGCAATGAAATGAAACTTAGTTATTTAAACTATTGTCACAATTAAtcgttatgaagtctcgagcaatctcgttttcgtctcactctaatgtttccgccattggttggggtgtgacagcttgaATGAAAACTCAATGGGGGTCGGACTTTCAAAATCCAAATAGGTGGGGACCGGACTCtcaaaaatccaatattttacactacaaaaaagTTCAGAATATTTTCGGTAATATTAACGCTATGAGCGAAAAATCGATGGGGTCGGGGGGTGAAGCTCCGCCCTTGATTTGAAAACAATTTAGATACAATTGTTATTGATCTAAACTAAGGATGATAATGGTTCGGGTTTGAGATGGGTTTAAGTAACCCATAGCCATTTATATAGGCTTGTCCCATACCTAGGCTAATAAGGGCCGGGTATTCGTCATGCCCATGGATTTCGGGTATAACTATTAGTTTATAAAAAATATCTGTTGGATATACACGACCCAAAACCCGTATGACAACGAAATCAAATGTTTCCTAAAAAAATGGTTCAACAGTATACACTATTTAGAAACAACTTTTATGTAAATGTTTCTAGTTTTCTAGAGTTAAATATTTATACAAATGTTTCAAGTTTTGAAATTCGTTGGTGGAAATTGTGGGGCTTAAGAATACAAactcaaaaaaagaaaaaaaaaattatgttaggTATATAATAGGGTAGTCGGGTTGGGCAAACATGCATATTATCAAAACCCATACTCGTAATCTGTCCCATATCCATGAAAAAATTCAAAAGTAATCTCATACCCGATTAAccaaccctacacccgttccagaTGTTTCGGGTTTGAATTTCATTGTCATTCCTAATCTAAACCCAATAGATaattaatactaataataatattagtAATTCGACTTTTACCAATATTTACTTATAATGATCTCCTCCTTCCATCCCTTACATCGACCATACCACCCTTTAATGTTGTAACTTAATCAAGATCGGCCAATTTACAATAACAAATTCCAAAAATCTACATAACTCTTGATTTTTTTAACCTGAGGACAAAATTAGCTGAAACATGACATGGTTAAACAAGATCGCTTTCCTAAATTACTTACACAAACAAAGCATACTAATCTACAAAACAAGTTGTTTGTTAGACTAAATGTGAAAAAAAACCATTTATTTAAAGTCAATGGGACAAGAACACTGTGGATGCAACAACTAATTGAAAAAAGGTATTTTTAGAAGGAGATGTGTGTAAAACTTGAGACCACCCTAGCTAGATTGGTAGGGGTTATGAAAGTGACATTCTGATAATGGCGAAGGGGTGCACTCTCTGTGTAATAGAACCGACCTAATCATTGACTTATAGTGAGTGGGCTTCACCTTTTGTTGGTTTGGTACTACAACTCTAGAGATTTAGCAACAATCGTCAAGCACATTGGCGTGCAAAAGAAGCCCTTTTTTAAACTCAATTTGACAAGAATATTGTGGACGTGACAACTAATATAAAAAGGGTTACTTTAGAAAGTTGAATATGAGAAAGTTAAGTCCCTCTTTGATTGGTAAGGGTTAATAAAGTGACGGTTCACAAACACATTGGCTTTATAAAGTTACCTAGAAATCATGCATCATGTTTAAGCTATTTGGGTTCAAATATCTGCTTTATTGCCATGTGAATGTGCTTGGATAGATTAGCACACAAAGGACACAAATTCATCTTTTTTTTGGAATGTCTTGCACTATTCGCAACTTCTATCATATTTTAGAGCATAATGACTTTATCATATATTAAATAAAGCTTTACTTTTTTGTCATTGGATAAAAGGATTACCAAAACTCTAATATCATAATAGAATATTTTAGAGCATAATGactttatcttatattaaatacttctcaagttattctacaaaaactcctaattgtaagaagtgtaagaaaaatttatagagtgacaagtgttcaataacctaaaattaaactcactacatcaccacccaaaacctaaacacccacccccaccaccacccaaaaacctaaaccctcccccaccccccaaaaacctaaaaaaaaatctaaaaaaaaaactaaacacccaccaccacccaaaagtCATGGgggaggggtgggggtttaggtttttggtggtggtggatgtttaagtttttttttattcttttttttttgtatgtagtgggtttttttaagGAGTTTTTGTAttcttcttacaattaggattatttgtatttgatcctaatccattaAATAAAGCTTTATTTTTTGTCACCGGATAAAAGGATTACCAAAACTTTGATATCGATAATAGAATATTATTGTGCTAAGATCATACTCCGTAACATCTTATCCCTTAAGTTTAGGAGAAACTTACGATTAAGATAAAATGGTAAAGAATGAGTTTGGTGCTAGTACGCATCCCAACACATAATTTTACACTTTGATGCAACCTTTATTCAAAACGATACATTTTTATGCATAAAATGACAAGAATTTTCCATACGGTTTTTACATTAAGCAATTTTTTACCTTACACAAACAAAAAGTTATCGTTACAAAACCCTACTACCCATGCTAAAGCGTACGagtataaacacattcgtaagaTACGTTTAAGAAGTTTAATAACCTACCAGCTACCACGTTAAAATCATTATCTTACCGTTACATAATTAATTCTCTTTCTAGGTATCAGGATATTGCAAAATATTTGGAAAATAACTAATAAAGATGGATGCCACTAGTTCTCACAACCAGAAAACTCGAACTTGGAGTAGAAAATTAGTCTAGTTGTAAAAATACAACCAACATGTTTATATGGTCTCTTGTTACACTAGATCAATGTATATTTACGTTAGGGATTAACGTAATTAAGGATTACTTAGTTTTATATAAGATTTTTCACAAGAGTTGGAGAAATGTAGTATACtttcaaacaaaataaaaacacgTACACACCAAGTTCTAGCAACTAGAACATGCATACATTGTTGAAGTAAATTTCAGCTCCGTGCAGTGGAGGATCTTAGTTGGGGCCCACCCCTTGTTTTTCTATTTAGAAGTGTAAATTTTGCTGAacattttcgaaaattttatagGTATTGAGTCCACCTTCCCCCCCTTGATATTTTTCTTTAAATCTTTCGATCCCTTATTTAAAAGTTGAAGATCCGTCACTGGCTTTGTGGTTATGTCCGACAATACAAGCTGTTTCTTACTATTAGTACCCTAGGAGACATAACGAGTTCTCACAAATAGACGGGATATCTGTTTTTTAAGGGAGCCATGTCCAACAAGAGTCTTAGCGTCTCTTCCTCTTCCCCCttctttgtatttcaatcatttcTATTGTAAAGCACTTAGTTAATTCCTTTCAATTTTATTCATTTTCCATTCACATTGTAACTTTGTTTCTAAATTCTAAAAGCTATCCCTTTGCATAATCATTAAGCTTTATTGTCCTATAAGTATCCTTCTACTCTTCTTAAATCATTGACACAATTTATTATTATATACAATATAGGAGTCTAAATTGATCACCTTAAAATTTAAAACTCATATGGAAGAAGAAAGAGAGCCACAAACTATACTGCATACTCATAAAGCATAAACGGATGTACACAAAGGTTGGAGGAACAGAAAATATTGCAATTTCTGGCCACAAATTAAAGGTATTCTAACCATGTATTTTTTTACTCAATCTCTTCCATACTTTTAATAAGATTCTTCCAACATCTTATTCATAGTGCCCTTTAACCTTTTTCTATAAACAAAGGTAGCCGAGAGATGAAAAAGCAAAAAACAGCCAGCACTCATACACACTACTAATGGTCTGTTAGATTTAGGCGTGCGAGTTGTCATCTTCAGTGTATCTTGACATGGAGAGTGTTAGGCATATCAGCAGGACGGTTCCCATACTTGACCTGTCAAATTCATATACAAAAACATGTGAAAAAAATGTTTGTATATATAACAATCACAGAAATATATCCTTCTACTTTAGTGCGCGATGTAGAAAATTACATATGTTTATTACAGAAAGAGATGTTCACACTTTGAATTTATCATACAAAACTAATCAATTCTACACCTTTATTGTCACCTACGCTTTATAAAGAGAAATAAGCTGAAGGTTGAGGTCCATATTTAAGGATTCTCCAACTTTCAAGGTTTAACTACGTGTAATCTTCAGGTTTTGATAACAAGAACAAAGAATCGGTGTACTTATATGTAAAATGGTTTTCTTTTCACTAAAATTCACTTATATGGCATTGAGTGCCTTTTagaaataatatataaaaaacgTGTTGTGATactaagaaaaaaaaatatttatttttccgTTAAGAGTCTAGATTTTAAATCCGCTTTAAAGCATTTACATTGGAGtctctattctatacaatataGAGAAAACAACAAAAACACTACTACATTGGAATGATGGAATCTATGTAATCGAgaaaaatatatagaaagtaaagTATATCTCTATATTTAGAGGTTCATATTTAACCCTTTATATTTTTATTGTTAGTGTGTAGTGTGTAGGAAagagaaaaaataataaaataaatgttCGTAAGTAAGAAATAGAGAGTTGGATGTcagatatttttgaaaaattaacaaaatTTAGAAAAATATGTGTTTTTATATAGATAGAGACTCCAATTGTAAAAAAAAAGTGACTAATTGTAATTATTGTTtggaaatataataaaaataactaTGTAGAAGGAGCTAATTTTGTAATTACAAGGTGGCAAAGAACATGAGGAGTCTTCTAGGGTTGATTATGGATGATTGCTTGAAACTTCTTGATCTTTTCCAAGAAACACTGCTTTTGGTTGGTGTCCCAGGCGTTTTGGTTGTGGCGGCCGCGGTGGTGGTCGGGTTGGTGCCACTGGTCATGATTGTAATTTGATGGTGGACTTGTGGACTGTTGGTGTGGTCGGTGGTCTGATCCAGCAGCATCAGCTTTTCTGGCATGGCTCCCGCCATTAAAGAAGCTGGCCATTGCAAAATTATAAAAAAAGTTGCATATAGAACAAAAAGTAACGACGTTCTTTTATCTCCACTACAATATTATatccatacatatatatatattatatcgTAATAAATTTAACTGTTACAATCATAGTTGTTTGTAAAGACGCATATAATTAATCTTTTTATGAGTTAGTTATAACAAACACTTAAATCAATGTAAACCTTATTTAAAAAGTAAACAATATGACATATTCATTACGAGTCATCTCATGTTAATATAAATTTATTTTTCTTCAAAATAAACTTCTAAACATGTAATAAGATTATTACTCACTTTTTGTAGTTTTAAAACCGATATTTACATTGTGCTCATgcgccaatgatctctagatcaagtggtggagagCTTGcttttctcttgagagatgcaagtttgactcccacttggtgcagagtgaggcactggtgggcaatgataggagacccaagGAAACCTAGGTTGGattcttgagccaaacgggttttaccggtaatttcaccgtcgtgcctacgggcgggtgggttaccgggttttccccggaattggtggtagactcgggttactctcggagtactccgtttgtccagtgggtgccccgagagtactcgggattgagtttgttggccgttcaaaaaaataaaacattgtgCTCATGCATTTTGGCGTATTAATTATAGATTTCCTTTCAAATATGAAATAGATTCTTATTGATTTATCAGTTTTTCTATCAGTTGTCAAATTAAATACATTATTAATTGCCAAACAAAATTTTCCTTTTAGTTTTGGGATGTGACTAATGATAGCCAAATTGCTAGTCAATATTTACATGTGACTGGTATAATTATTGACAAAGCAAAAAAAATTCAATTAAATAGCGACAATAAGAAGATATACTTGGAGAACCTTTATTTAAATGGATAGCATCTC
This is a stretch of genomic DNA from Helianthus annuus cultivar XRQ/B chromosome 16, HanXRQr2.0-SUNRISE, whole genome shotgun sequence. It encodes these proteins:
- the LOC110917262 gene encoding uncharacterized protein LOC110917262 isoform X1, whose protein sequence is MKGDSFTVDMEPFSHLSNKDLTLSSRIIRSPSRKESQKETDKKMNSKCVMDDGDAIHLNKGSPTSLMAGAMPEKLMLLDQTTDHTNSPQVHHQITIMTSGTNPTTTAAATTKTPGTPTKSSVSWKRSRSFKQSSIINPRRLLMFFATLSSMGTVLLICLTLSMSRYTEDDNSHA
- the LOC110917262 gene encoding uncharacterized protein LOC110917262 isoform X2, whose product is MKGDSFTVDMEPFSHLSNKDLTLSSRIIRSPSRKESQKETDKKMNSKCVMDDGDAIHLNKASLMAGAMPEKLMLLDQTTDHTNSPQVHHQITIMTSGTNPTTTAAATTKTPGTPTKSSVSWKRSRSFKQSSIINPRRLLMFFATLSSMGTVLLICLTLSMSRYTEDDNSHA